A single region of the Halobacterium wangiae genome encodes:
- a CDS encoding type II secretion system F family protein has protein sequence MSTGSRTFGEGADALADAFYPLYRWAFDEQSDFVADVETKLAEARMDDPAELFVSRAIGVGVLVGVLLWLLGLALGYVLFYMGFIGTQSIIGLPVPNETLLAVVQAIKIPALVVATGLVFGFMGFTVGFGTLVALPYMRSSSREREINMLLADSISFMYALSIGGMNQLEILEAMAKADDTYGEVAMEFRSIVQETEYFDTDYRTAVRNRAMETPSDELSQFLTDMLSIINSGGDMTEFLSDKKDKHMRTAKQQQELTLETLELFGEMYMTLSLFPLLLIIILVIMSMLGQAQMRLLYATVYLLVPIVGLGFLVLVSTVKQDEIGDGYLELDDGDDGRKEPGLVNLGLVERFVGDFAIFDRVKSREGNYETKQLLRHPAAFFRDNPLFTLAFTVPVMVVFVVAAVVGDVAPTTIDGMVEAPIWGTFLYVYLPLYVVGTPLAFFREWNVRSRRRITNKLSDNLRKLASANDTGMTLLESISMVSDTTAGKLGEEFEVMYAKVNYGTNLRQALVEFNNKYHIPRLARTVKLISKAQEASSQITAVLSTAAQASENQDDIERERRSRARMQVVIIVMTYLTLLAVMIILKVKFLGTMAGLSTSTAGGAGANADMSFGGNIDTELLGVMFFHAVTMQGIISGFIAGYIRDADLLSGVKFAVVLPTIALIAFAFT, from the coding sequence ATGAGCACGGGGTCGCGGACGTTCGGCGAGGGGGCGGACGCGCTCGCCGACGCGTTCTACCCCCTCTACCGGTGGGCGTTCGACGAGCAGAGCGACTTCGTCGCGGACGTGGAGACGAAACTCGCGGAGGCGCGCATGGACGACCCCGCGGAGCTGTTCGTCTCGCGGGCCATCGGCGTCGGCGTGCTCGTCGGCGTGTTGCTGTGGCTGCTCGGCCTCGCGCTCGGCTACGTGCTGTTCTACATGGGGTTCATCGGGACGCAGTCCATCATCGGCCTGCCCGTCCCCAACGAGACGCTGCTGGCCGTCGTCCAGGCCATCAAGATCCCCGCACTCGTCGTCGCCACCGGCCTCGTCTTCGGCTTCATGGGGTTCACGGTGGGGTTCGGGACGCTCGTCGCGCTCCCCTACATGCGGTCGAGTTCCCGCGAGCGGGAGATCAACATGCTGCTCGCAGACTCCATCTCGTTCATGTACGCGCTCTCCATCGGCGGGATGAACCAGCTCGAGATCCTGGAGGCGATGGCGAAGGCCGACGACACGTACGGCGAGGTGGCCATGGAGTTCCGGAGCATCGTCCAGGAGACCGAGTACTTCGACACGGACTACCGGACGGCGGTGCGGAATCGTGCGATGGAGACGCCGAGCGACGAACTCAGCCAGTTCCTCACGGACATGCTCTCCATCATCAACTCCGGGGGGGACATGACGGAGTTCCTCTCGGACAAGAAGGACAAGCACATGCGCACCGCCAAACAGCAACAGGAGCTCACCCTGGAGACCCTGGAGCTGTTCGGCGAGATGTACATGACGCTGTCGCTGTTCCCGCTGTTGCTCATCATCATCCTCGTCATCATGAGCATGCTCGGGCAGGCCCAGATGCGACTGCTGTACGCCACCGTCTACCTGCTCGTGCCCATCGTCGGCCTCGGCTTCCTCGTGCTCGTCTCGACGGTGAAACAGGACGAGATCGGCGACGGCTACCTCGAACTCGACGACGGCGACGACGGCCGGAAGGAGCCCGGGCTGGTGAACCTCGGCCTCGTCGAGCGCTTCGTCGGCGACTTCGCTATCTTCGACCGCGTGAAGAGCCGCGAGGGGAACTACGAGACCAAACAGCTCCTCCGCCACCCCGCGGCGTTCTTCCGGGACAATCCGCTGTTCACGCTGGCGTTCACCGTGCCCGTGATGGTGGTGTTCGTCGTGGCGGCGGTGGTCGGCGACGTCGCACCGACGACCATCGACGGGATGGTCGAGGCCCCGATATGGGGGACGTTCCTCTACGTCTACCTGCCGCTGTACGTCGTGGGAACGCCGCTCGCGTTCTTCCGGGAGTGGAACGTGCGCTCGCGGCGCCGCATCACGAACAAGCTCTCGGACAACCTCCGGAAGCTCGCGTCGGCCAACGACACCGGGATGACCCTGCTGGAGTCCATCAGCATGGTGTCGGACACGACGGCCGGGAAACTCGGCGAGGAGTTCGAGGTGATGTACGCGAAGGTGAACTACGGCACGAACCTGCGCCAGGCCCTCGTCGAGTTCAACAACAAGTACCACATCCCGCGGCTGGCGCGGACGGTGAAGCTCATCTCGAAGGCCCAGGAGGCCTCCAGTCAGATCACGGCGGTGCTCTCGACGGCCGCCCAGGCCAGTGAGAACCAGGACGACATCGAGCGCGAGCGGCGCTCGCGGGCCCGCATGCAGGTCGTCATCATCGTGATGACCTACCTCACGCTGCTCGCCGTGATGATCATCCTGAAGGTGAAGTTCCTCGGCACGATGGCGGGGCTCTCGACGTCCACGGCGGGCGGCGCCGGCGCGAACGCCGACATGAGCTTTGGCGGGAACATCGACACCGAACTGCTCGGCGTGATGTTCTTCCACGCCGTGACGATGCAGGGGATCATCTCGGGGTTCATCGCGGGCTACATCCGGGACGCCGACCTGCTCTCGGGCGTGAAGTTCGCGGTGGTGCTGCCGACCATCGCGCTGATCGCGTTCGCGTTCACGTAA
- the hpt gene encoding hypoxanthine/guanine phosphoribosyltransferase: protein MERLRDSFEDAPVIEKDGGYEYVVLPISNGVPMLEPALLREVVVGVTRVAELGDMDKIVTPEAMGIHISTAVSLQTDIPLTVVRKREYGLPGEVSLHQETGYSEGEMYLNDVEAGDRVLVLDDLLSTGGTLRALTDALDDVGAEVADVVVVIRKVGSESAMADSPHDVSALVDIEVEDGAVEVVAEYR, encoded by the coding sequence ATGGAGCGACTCCGCGACTCCTTCGAGGACGCGCCGGTCATCGAGAAGGACGGCGGCTACGAGTACGTCGTCCTCCCCATCAGCAACGGCGTGCCGATGCTGGAACCGGCGCTGCTCCGCGAGGTCGTGGTCGGCGTGACCCGGGTCGCCGAACTGGGGGACATGGACAAGATCGTCACCCCCGAAGCGATGGGGATCCACATCTCGACGGCGGTCAGCCTCCAGACCGACATCCCGTTGACGGTCGTGCGAAAGCGCGAGTACGGCCTCCCCGGCGAGGTGTCTCTCCACCAGGAGACCGGCTACTCCGAGGGCGAGATGTACCTCAACGACGTCGAGGCGGGCGACCGCGTGCTCGTCCTCGACGACCTGCTGTCGACCGGCGGCACGCTGCGTGCGCTCACCGACGCGCTCGACGACGTCGGTGCGGAGGTCGCGGACGTGGTCGTCGTCATCCGGAAGGTCGGCTCGGAGAGCGCGATGGCCGACTCGCCCCACGACGTGTCCGCACTCGTCGACATCGAGGTCGAGGACGGGGCGGTCGAGGTCGTCGCGGAGTACCGGTAG
- a CDS encoding DUF7287 family protein, translated as MTRAQTTMDFAAGVSIFLVTVAFAFAFVPGIITPFTGTGVGDPVTANRLADGLASDRLADADAPFVLDSERVASFFGDETDLADRLSVPEFRSVNVTLKTDSGVATVDGDPATAGSPVPSTADVTVAWRSVSLDGQRHELVVRVW; from the coding sequence ATGACTCGCGCACAGACCACCATGGATTTCGCCGCGGGCGTCAGCATCTTCCTCGTCACCGTGGCGTTCGCGTTCGCGTTCGTCCCCGGTATCATCACGCCGTTCACGGGGACGGGCGTCGGCGACCCCGTCACTGCCAACCGCCTCGCGGACGGCCTCGCCTCGGACCGACTCGCCGACGCCGACGCGCCGTTCGTCCTCGACAGCGAGCGCGTGGCGTCGTTCTTCGGCGACGAGACCGACCTCGCCGACCGCCTCTCCGTCCCCGAGTTCCGGTCCGTGAACGTGACACTGAAAACCGACAGCGGCGTCGCGACCGTTGACGGCGACCCCGCGACCGCCGGCAGTCCGGTGCCGAGTACTGCGGACGTCACCGTCGCGTGGCGCTCCGTCTCGCTCGACGGTCAACGCCACGAACTCGTGGTGCGGGTGTGGTAG
- a CDS encoding ABC transporter ATP-binding protein gives MSDASRAVELDGVWKTYHLGEQAVHALGGVSLSLPRGSYTTVMGPSGSGKSTLMNLVGCLDTPTEGRVDVDGQDVTALSERERTRLRGREIGFVFQTFNLMPRLTAAENVALPMVFQGVPGSERDQRARELLERVGLGDRADHRPNELSGGQRQRVAIARALANDPALLLADEPTGNLDTETGRKIMELFAALHAEGNTVLLVTHERHIAEHADRIVHLLDGEVEREERVAEPRRPHAGGGP, from the coding sequence ATGAGCGACGCCTCACGCGCCGTGGAACTCGACGGAGTCTGGAAGACCTACCACCTCGGCGAGCAGGCGGTCCACGCGCTCGGCGGCGTCTCGCTGTCGCTGCCGCGGGGGTCGTACACGACCGTGATGGGGCCGAGCGGCTCCGGGAAGAGCACGCTGATGAACCTGGTCGGCTGCCTCGACACGCCGACGGAGGGACGCGTCGACGTGGACGGACAGGACGTCACCGCGCTCTCCGAACGCGAGCGGACCCGACTCCGCGGCCGGGAGATCGGCTTCGTCTTCCAGACGTTCAACCTGATGCCGCGGCTCACGGCGGCCGAGAACGTCGCGCTCCCGATGGTGTTCCAGGGTGTCCCCGGGTCCGAGCGCGACCAGCGCGCCCGCGAACTGCTCGAGCGCGTCGGCCTCGGGGACCGCGCGGACCACCGGCCGAACGAGCTCTCCGGTGGGCAGCGCCAGCGTGTCGCCATCGCTCGCGCGCTCGCCAACGACCCCGCGCTGTTGCTCGCCGACGAGCCGACGGGGAACCTCGACACGGAGACCGGCCGGAAGATCATGGAGCTGTTCGCGGCCCTCCACGCGGAGGGGAACACGGTGCTGCTGGTGACCCACGAACGCCACATCGCCGAGCACGCCGACCGCATCGTCCACCTGCTCGACGGCGAGGTCGAACGCGAGGAGCGGGTGGCCGAGCCCCGCCGTCCGCACGCTGGTGGTGGCCCGTGA
- a CDS encoding DUF7288 family protein has protein sequence MRGQAHTLEGVAAALVVVVAVAFTLQATAVTPLTASTASQHIETQHEQAAAGLLETASADGSLSTTLRYWNESSAAFWNASRRGYYLGSTPNTTFGDALGATFGERAVAYNLNAYYVDADGDRELRRVVYNGQPSADAVAATRLVTLYDDQRVTGTDGGPTLENASYFGPDDPGPTYGVVEVEVVVWRM, from the coding sequence ATGCGGGGACAGGCACACACGCTGGAGGGGGTCGCCGCCGCGCTCGTCGTCGTCGTGGCGGTGGCGTTCACTCTCCAGGCGACCGCTGTCACCCCCCTCACCGCGAGCACCGCGAGCCAGCACATCGAGACTCAGCACGAGCAGGCGGCCGCGGGGCTGCTGGAGACGGCGAGCGCGGACGGGTCGCTGTCGACGACGCTGCGCTACTGGAACGAGTCGAGCGCCGCGTTCTGGAACGCCAGCCGTCGCGGCTACTACCTCGGGAGCACGCCGAACACGACGTTCGGTGACGCGCTCGGTGCGACGTTCGGGGAACGTGCGGTCGCGTACAACCTCAATGCCTACTACGTGGACGCCGACGGGGACCGCGAGTTGCGGCGCGTCGTCTACAACGGCCAGCCGAGCGCCGACGCGGTCGCCGCCACACGACTAGTGACGCTCTACGACGACCAGCGCGTCACGGGTACCGACGGCGGGCCGACGCTGGAGAACGCGTCGTACTTCGGTCCCGACGACCCGGGGCCGACGTACGGCGTCGTCGAGGTGGAGGTGGTCGTGTGGCGGATGTGA
- a CDS encoding DUF7266 family protein, which produces MSRGVSTALGYVLNLGVAAILVTTLMLSAGTLVDDQRRAAVETELEVVGERVAADLSATDRLARASDGGSVRYVVDVPERVAGTTYDVRVNESGNDHVVLVSERPSVRVSVPYDSETHVPAATYSDGRFAFVYDADADALEVERV; this is translated from the coding sequence GTGAGCCGCGGGGTCTCCACGGCGCTGGGGTACGTGTTGAACCTCGGCGTCGCCGCCATCCTCGTCACCACGCTGATGCTGTCGGCGGGGACGCTCGTCGACGACCAGCGCCGGGCGGCCGTCGAGACGGAACTGGAGGTCGTCGGCGAGCGCGTCGCGGCCGACCTCTCGGCGACCGACCGGCTCGCGCGTGCGAGCGACGGCGGGTCAGTCCGTTACGTCGTCGACGTCCCCGAACGCGTCGCCGGTACGACCTACGACGTGCGGGTCAACGAGAGCGGGAACGACCACGTCGTCCTCGTCTCCGAGCGACCCAGCGTGCGGGTGAGCGTCCCCTACGACAGCGAGACGCACGTCCCGGCGGCCACCTACTCGGACGGCCGGTTCGCGTTCGTCTACGACGCCGACGCGGACGCCCTGGAGGTGGAGCGTGTCTGA
- a CDS encoding YihY/virulence factor BrkB family protein: MSTIGSVVALARDRNLTFMAAGIAYYAFVSVIPLLLLAVVLASVVGGESLANQVSDMLSQQLSSSGQDVVTEALTTTAGRGAASVVGLVTLTWSALKLFRGLDQAFDELYADDVQSSILDQVKDALVVVVGIALAVALVVAVGVVLSVLSLELPYVNVLGSLLLVVVLAVALLPIYYVLPPVEVSVGEVVPGAFVAAVGWVILQIGFRIYASNAGRYAAYGVIGAVLLFVTWLYFASIVVLLGAVVNAVRGGVRTETR, translated from the coding sequence ATGTCGACTATCGGGTCGGTCGTCGCACTCGCACGCGACCGCAACCTCACGTTCATGGCGGCGGGGATCGCCTACTACGCGTTCGTGTCGGTGATCCCGCTGCTGTTGCTCGCGGTCGTGTTGGCGTCGGTCGTCGGGGGAGAGTCGCTGGCCAACCAGGTCTCGGACATGCTCAGCCAGCAACTGTCCTCGTCCGGGCAGGACGTCGTGACGGAGGCGCTCACGACCACGGCCGGTCGCGGGGCGGCGTCCGTCGTCGGGCTGGTCACGCTGACGTGGAGCGCCCTGAAACTGTTCCGGGGCCTCGACCAGGCGTTCGACGAACTGTACGCCGACGACGTCCAGTCGTCGATACTCGACCAGGTCAAGGACGCGCTGGTCGTCGTGGTCGGTATCGCGCTCGCCGTCGCTCTCGTCGTCGCCGTCGGCGTCGTGCTCTCGGTCCTCTCGCTGGAACTCCCGTACGTCAACGTACTCGGGTCGCTCCTGCTGGTTGTCGTGCTGGCTGTCGCCCTCCTGCCGATCTACTACGTACTCCCGCCGGTCGAGGTGTCGGTGGGGGAGGTGGTCCCTGGCGCGTTCGTCGCCGCGGTCGGGTGGGTGATCCTCCAAATCGGGTTCCGGATCTACGCGTCGAACGCCGGTCGCTACGCGGCGTACGGCGTCATCGGCGCGGTCCTCCTGTTCGTCACCTGGCTCTACTTCGCCAGCATCGTGGTGCTGCTCGGTGCGGTGGTGAACGCGGTCCGAGGGGGCGTCCGGACGGAGACGCGGTAG
- a CDS encoding DUF7289 family protein: MSERSRGVSDTLGFVLVFGIVVSTVAVAYVGGFDALTGARDAQQFANTERAFDVLDANVEDLAVRGAPSRTTEIMLSDGALQFGDPVTFNVTAGSDYYATTVRPLVYHADDGSELVYSNGALFRQYGDRAVLFDEPRFATGNRTFVPYVVTRAASSDVSTDNTRRLLVRTTVADREVRTFEDVDADLVVTSPRAAAWERYLEDELDAECDGPADGFVDEVRCPLDADDVYVQAVVVDAAFN; this comes from the coding sequence GTGTCTGAACGGAGTCGCGGGGTGAGCGACACGCTCGGCTTCGTGCTCGTCTTCGGCATCGTCGTCTCCACCGTCGCCGTCGCCTACGTCGGGGGCTTCGACGCGCTGACGGGCGCCCGCGACGCCCAGCAGTTCGCCAACACGGAACGGGCCTTCGACGTGCTCGACGCGAACGTCGAGGACCTCGCTGTCCGCGGCGCACCGAGTCGAACCACGGAGATCATGCTCTCCGACGGCGCCCTCCAGTTCGGCGACCCCGTCACGTTCAACGTCACGGCGGGCAGTGACTACTACGCGACGACAGTGCGGCCACTCGTCTACCACGCGGACGACGGCAGCGAACTCGTCTACTCGAACGGCGCGCTGTTCCGACAGTATGGCGACCGCGCGGTACTGTTCGACGAACCGCGGTTCGCCACCGGGAACCGGACGTTCGTCCCGTACGTCGTCACGCGCGCGGCGAGTAGCGACGTCAGTACGGACAACACCCGCCGCCTGCTCGTCCGGACGACGGTTGCGGACCGGGAGGTCCGGACGTTCGAGGACGTCGACGCGGACCTCGTCGTCACCTCGCCGCGGGCCGCGGCGTGGGAGCGCTACCTCGAGGACGAACTCGACGCCGAGTGCGACGGTCCGGCTGACGGCTTCGTCGACGAGGTGCGCTGCCCGCTGGACGCCGACGACGTCTACGTCCAGGCAGTCGTCGTGGACGCCGCGTTCAACTGA
- a CDS encoding ATPase, T2SS/T4P/T4SS family encodes MAGDDAEGDGGPDGAEGGDGSEEPTDPTDGRDSDSGRPGGSADPPSGDADDVTIGEAEPADESTADGAAAADLFDEPDPDRRSLDELEPAVERVPGTGRDTALNTDLDPAVERLVGEGGATVGDYSWVDYLKEYGHSAAAHRVEERRERVRHELAVAESDAEDPENPEDPEDRVEPPYPTFEEFGADPPRPNWKRVDADPTDDLGFAPEARDTVVGTAARRATNLHEFFDEFTDPETTPVNSEEWMWEHFKREYYYVGENDWTRPRDDDGDIVRFDPVEYLGFDPANTAHWLSVKDDAADEMLDLEDERTVNVREDVDEDAFFSTVEGQTTMANRYDLEKAVSMEKKTHFSEVERYWVNKPYAFVVVFHSDRENEKKYYLVEPYRNPIETDLQSFLTDKLRTAIKYASEGVMAAGDETQRRSVIERETRKLLDRYDLYEGPPGIEQSLVDRLLVALGRRDAPDALESDQIDGIQARPEPAVLEEDADTLTQYQVETLLYVLKRNFIGYERIDGIKHDINVEDVSCDGYNSPVFVYHTDYENLITNVHHGQEDLDNFVVKLAQRSGKGISKRQPQVDATLPDGSRAQLTLGKEVSDHGTNYTIRQFKDVPFTPVDLINWQTFSLDEMAFLWLAIENHKSVVFAGGTASGKTTSLNAVSLFIPSNSKIVSIEDTREVELPQRNWIASVTRPSFGEDETGDIDEFDLLEAALRQRPDYIVMGEVRGEEGRTLFQVMSTGHTTYTTFHADNVGEVLKRFTTEPINVSKTLFTALDLVSVQTETRVRGQKVRRNRSITEINRYDPENDEINVNDVFQWEPEDDSFRQTADSSTLDEIKFDRGWTNQELQAELQERRVLLAYLIQEGLNEYAQVAATAQAYINDPETILALVANDRLQEALEDLRGMESVIIDVDPDKEEMVPRPDPSEQVFEETEAILEAAREEGGVLTEYEGVTPDSLAAALSPDAADEDVVAERRGLDADALEAAIERVAGDADDGFGEFEPASARADDDVDAGDEVADGGTQTDPPEGASDAPVGEDSQSASGDGLDGEADTE; translated from the coding sequence ATGGCAGGGGACGACGCCGAGGGCGACGGGGGTCCTGACGGCGCCGAGGGTGGCGACGGCAGCGAGGAGCCAACGGACCCGACCGACGGACGCGACAGCGACTCCGGGCGGCCCGGCGGGAGCGCGGACCCACCGTCCGGCGACGCCGACGACGTCACGATCGGAGAAGCGGAACCGGCGGACGAGTCGACGGCCGACGGTGCGGCCGCAGCGGACCTGTTCGACGAACCCGACCCGGACCGCCGTAGCCTCGACGAACTCGAACCCGCCGTCGAACGCGTCCCGGGGACGGGACGCGACACGGCGCTGAACACCGACCTCGACCCCGCGGTCGAGCGACTCGTCGGCGAGGGCGGCGCGACGGTCGGCGACTACTCCTGGGTGGACTACCTCAAGGAGTACGGTCACTCGGCGGCCGCCCACCGGGTCGAGGAGCGCCGCGAGCGCGTCAGACACGAACTCGCGGTCGCCGAGTCCGACGCAGAGGACCCCGAGAACCCCGAAGACCCGGAGGACCGGGTCGAACCGCCGTACCCGACGTTCGAGGAGTTCGGCGCGGACCCGCCGCGCCCGAACTGGAAGCGCGTGGACGCCGACCCGACCGACGACCTCGGGTTCGCGCCCGAAGCGAGGGACACGGTCGTCGGCACGGCAGCCCGTCGCGCGACGAACCTCCACGAGTTCTTCGACGAGTTCACCGACCCCGAGACGACCCCCGTGAACTCCGAGGAGTGGATGTGGGAGCACTTCAAGCGCGAGTACTACTACGTCGGCGAGAACGACTGGACTCGGCCCCGCGACGACGACGGCGACATCGTGCGCTTCGACCCGGTCGAGTACCTCGGCTTCGACCCGGCGAACACCGCCCACTGGCTCTCCGTGAAGGACGACGCCGCCGACGAGATGCTCGACCTGGAGGACGAGCGCACCGTCAACGTCCGCGAGGACGTCGACGAGGACGCGTTCTTCTCGACGGTCGAGGGCCAGACCACGATGGCGAACCGCTACGACCTCGAGAAGGCGGTGTCGATGGAGAAGAAGACCCACTTCAGCGAGGTGGAGCGCTACTGGGTGAACAAGCCCTACGCGTTCGTCGTCGTCTTCCACTCCGACCGCGAGAACGAGAAGAAGTACTACCTCGTCGAACCGTACCGCAACCCCATCGAGACCGACCTCCAGTCGTTCCTTACGGACAAGCTCCGGACCGCCATCAAGTACGCCAGCGAGGGCGTGATGGCGGCGGGCGACGAGACCCAGCGCCGGTCGGTCATCGAGCGCGAGACCCGGAAGCTGCTCGACCGCTACGACCTCTACGAGGGGCCGCCGGGCATCGAGCAGTCGCTGGTCGACCGCCTGCTCGTCGCACTCGGGCGGCGCGACGCCCCCGACGCGCTCGAATCCGACCAGATCGACGGGATCCAGGCGCGGCCCGAGCCAGCGGTCCTCGAGGAGGACGCGGACACGCTCACCCAGTACCAGGTGGAGACGCTGCTGTACGTCCTCAAGCGCAACTTCATCGGCTACGAGCGCATCGACGGCATCAAACACGACATCAACGTCGAGGACGTCTCCTGCGACGGGTACAACTCGCCCGTCTTCGTCTACCACACGGACTACGAGAACCTCATCACGAACGTCCACCACGGCCAGGAGGACCTCGACAACTTCGTCGTGAAACTCGCCCAGCGCTCCGGGAAGGGCATCTCGAAACGCCAGCCGCAGGTCGACGCGACGCTCCCGGACGGGTCGCGCGCCCAGTTGACCCTCGGCAAGGAGGTCAGCGACCACGGCACGAACTACACCATCCGCCAGTTCAAGGACGTCCCGTTCACGCCGGTCGACCTCATCAACTGGCAGACGTTCAGCCTCGACGAGATGGCGTTCCTCTGGCTCGCCATCGAGAACCACAAGAGCGTCGTCTTCGCCGGCGGTACGGCCTCCGGGAAGACGACCAGCCTGAACGCCGTCTCGCTGTTCATCCCGAGCAACTCGAAGATCGTCTCCATCGAGGACACCCGGGAGGTCGAACTCCCGCAGCGCAACTGGATCGCGAGCGTCACCAGGCCGAGTTTCGGCGAGGACGAGACGGGCGACATCGACGAGTTCGACCTGCTGGAGGCCGCGCTCCGCCAGCGCCCCGACTACATCGTGATGGGCGAGGTGCGCGGCGAGGAGGGGCGGACGCTGTTCCAGGTGATGAGCACCGGCCACACCACGTACACCACGTTCCACGCGGACAACGTCGGCGAGGTGCTCAAGCGGTTCACCACCGAACCAATCAACGTCTCGAAGACGCTGTTCACCGCCCTCGACCTCGTCTCCGTGCAGACGGAGACGCGGGTGCGCGGCCAGAAGGTGCGCCGGAACCGCTCCATCACGGAGATCAACCGCTACGACCCGGAGAACGACGAGATCAACGTCAACGACGTGTTCCAGTGGGAGCCCGAGGACGACTCCTTCCGGCAGACCGCGGACTCCTCGACGCTCGACGAGATCAAGTTCGACCGCGGCTGGACCAACCAGGAGCTCCAGGCGGAACTGCAGGAGCGCCGCGTGCTGCTCGCGTACCTCATCCAGGAGGGACTCAACGAGTACGCACAGGTCGCGGCGACAGCACAGGCGTACATCAACGACCCGGAGACCATCCTCGCGCTGGTCGCCAACGACCGCCTCCAGGAGGCCCTGGAGGACCTCCGCGGGATGGAGAGTGTCATCATCGACGTCGACCCCGACAAGGAGGAGATGGTGCCACGCCCCGACCCCTCCGAGCAGGTCTTCGAGGAGACCGAAGCCATCCTCGAGGCAGCCCGCGAGGAGGGCGGCGTCCTCACGGAGTACGAGGGCGTGACGCCGGACTCGCTGGCGGCAGCGCTCTCCCCGGACGCCGCCGACGAGGACGTCGTCGCGGAACGGCGCGGCCTCGACGCGGACGCCCTCGAAGCGGCCATCGAGCGCGTCGCCGGCGACGCCGACGACGGCTTCGGCGAGTTCGAACCCGCGAGCGCGAGGGCGGACGACGACGTGGACGCGGGCGACGAGGTCGCCGACGGCGGCACGCAGACCGACCCCCCGGAGGGAGCGAGCGACGCCCCGGTGGGTGAGGATTCGCAGTCGGCGTCCGGCGACGGGTTGGACGGGGAGGCCGATACCGAATGA
- a CDS encoding ABC transporter permease: MNPVESLRMSLRAIRGHRLRSLLTTLGVAIGVAAVITFVTLGASLQADVLDQVTGRQTPSMTVTSGPAEASPGPSGPQQAVFTNHDVAEIRNLTGVTDVIPTGTVPVSGLVVDNQTIGYNQLTASTPTFFDYRTDAGFVAGEAFEPGAREVVVNSPALALFEGNVSIGERVVVLRPDGTRVNATLVGVLDTEGGPFGDTSFPEVYVPIDPFYENRLESPSQGVEQRAYPTMTVVATEFSAVEDVEGRVLTYLESNSDARELKPDSYAFSVQTPQDLVDQIQELLNTFTAFVTGIAVISLVVGSIGIANIMLVSVTERTREIGIMKAIGAQNRDILQLFLVEAVVLGVVGAVAGTVLGIVGGYVATRYVDLPLTFPVEWAGIAVAVGLLVGAVAGLYPAWDAARTDPIDALRYE, translated from the coding sequence GTGAACCCCGTCGAGAGCCTGCGGATGAGCCTGCGTGCCATCCGCGGCCACCGGCTCCGGTCGCTGCTGACGACGCTGGGCGTGGCGATCGGCGTGGCCGCCGTCATCACGTTCGTCACGCTCGGTGCGAGCCTGCAGGCGGACGTCCTCGACCAGGTGACCGGTCGACAGACGCCGTCGATGACGGTCACGAGCGGGCCAGCCGAGGCCTCTCCGGGCCCCTCCGGCCCGCAACAGGCCGTGTTCACGAACCACGACGTCGCCGAGATCCGGAATCTAACGGGGGTGACCGACGTGATTCCCACCGGGACGGTGCCGGTGTCTGGACTCGTCGTCGACAACCAGACGATCGGGTACAACCAGCTCACGGCGAGCACGCCCACGTTCTTCGACTACCGAACCGACGCCGGGTTCGTCGCGGGCGAGGCGTTCGAGCCCGGCGCTCGCGAGGTCGTCGTCAACAGCCCCGCGCTCGCACTGTTCGAGGGTAACGTCTCCATCGGGGAGCGCGTCGTCGTGCTCCGACCCGACGGGACCCGCGTGAACGCCACGCTCGTCGGCGTCCTCGACACCGAGGGCGGCCCGTTCGGGGACACGTCGTTCCCGGAGGTGTACGTGCCCATCGACCCATTCTACGAGAACCGCCTGGAGAGCCCGAGCCAGGGCGTCGAACAGCGGGCCTACCCCACGATGACGGTCGTCGCTACCGAGTTCTCCGCCGTCGAGGACGTCGAGGGGCGCGTGCTGACGTACCTCGAGTCCAACTCCGACGCGAGGGAACTGAAACCGGACAGCTACGCGTTCTCCGTGCAGACGCCCCAGGACCTCGTCGACCAGATCCAGGAGCTCCTGAACACGTTCACGGCGTTCGTCACGGGCATCGCGGTCATCTCGCTCGTCGTCGGCTCCATCGGCATCGCGAACATCATGCTCGTCAGCGTCACCGAGCGGACCCGCGAGATCGGGATCATGAAGGCCATCGGCGCGCAGAACCGCGACATCCTCCAGCTGTTCCTCGTGGAGGCGGTGGTACTGGGGGTCGTGGGCGCCGTCGCCGGCACCGTCCTCGGCATCGTCGGTGGCTACGTGGCGACTCGGTACGTCGACCTCCCGTTGACGTTCCCCGTCGAGTGGGCTGGCATCGCCGTCGCCGTCGGCCTCCTCGTCGGCGCCGTCGCGGGGCTGTACCCGGCGTGGGACGCCGCCCGGACCGACCCCATCGACGCGCTCCGCTACGAGTAA